The nucleotide window CGCTGCTGCTGACCACCGGAGAGCTGCTTAGGATAGCGATTTGCCACATGAGAAAGCTCCACCATAGATAAGATGTTCTCAACTCGCTCAGCGATTTCTCGCGCGCTCATATTGCGCACTTTCAGTGGAAACGCCAAGTTCTCGGCAATGGTCATGTGCGGGAACAGGGCATAGTTTTGAAATACCATGCCGATCTCGCGTTTATGTGGAGCGAGATGATTCACCGGCGTGCCATCAATAAAGATTTCACCATGCGTTGCCGTTTCAAAGCCTGCGAGCATCATCAAGCAAGTGGTTTTTCCTGAGCCAGATGGACCCAACATGGTGACAAACTCACCCGGGGCGATGTCGAGGTTAAAGTCCTTTACGACCAAGGTTTTGCCATCGTAGGTTTTCTTTACATGCTGAAAACTCACATAGTCCGTTCGATTCGTTTTCATAGTCTCTGCCTTGATTGGGTTAAGTTAAGAGCGCCCGCCATGAGCGCTCTGTGCTATTAGTTCTTTGCGCTATTAGTTCATTTGCGCCAAAACTAAAGCTGGTACTTACTCAGGTCGGGACGAGTTGCTAACGCAGCTTCAACAAGCTGAATCACCTCTGCACGCTCAGCGCCCTGCAGCAGTTGACGTGGTGGGCGCACCTGCTCTGAACCGCGACCACAAACTTGCTCGGCTAACTTGATGCATTGGACTAAGGTTGGAATGGTATCGAGTTTAAGAAGTGGCAAGAACCAGCGATAGATTTCGAGCGCTTCGGCATAGCGGCCTTGGCTCGCCAGCTTGTAGATAGCGACCGATTCCGCTGGGAAGGCATTGGTTAGACCGGAAATCCAGCCCGTTGCCCCGAGCATTAACGATTCAAGGGCAATGTCATCCACACCACCAAATATGGTAAAGCGCTGATCAAACTTGTTGTAAAGCTCTGTGATGCGGCGCGTGTCCGTGGTCGACTCTTTGATTGCAACGATGTTGTCGAACTTCGCCAGCTTTTCCATGATGTCCAGATTCACATCCACACCATAAGTGACTGGGTTGTTGTAAATCATCATTGGCATCTCAGGCGTTGCTTCCGCAAGCGTGCGGTAGTATTCATACGTCTCAGAGTCTGATGTGCGATAAACCATGGCAGGCATGACCATACAGCCGTCAACGCCAATGGCTTTCGCATCTTGCATGTAATCAACCGATGCGGCGGTAATTGACTCTGCAGTGCCTGCGATAAGCGGTACTCGGCCGTTAACCACTTCTTTCGCGGCTTGCAGCACCTGACGCTTTTCCTCTGGGTAAAGGGCGCAGTTCTCCCCTACCGTGCCAAGACAAATAATGCCGTTAACACCGTCGTTGATTTGGTTGTCGATGACAGTTTGAGTCGCATCAAGATCAATCGTTAAGTCGCGTCTAAACTGAGTACTGACCGCTGGGTAAACACCTTTCCAATCTACGTTCATTGAATTCCTTCCATTTGTATATTGTATGCAATTTTAAAAGTGAGCAAAAAGCTCTTCACTATCCCAATTCCACTTGGGCTAAGTTCGTCAATACCACCTGCGCTGCCACGAGATCAGCCAGGGCACTACCGACAGATTTATACAGAGTTATTGAATCGGGATCGGTTCGTCCCAAATCCGCGCTTTGGCTTGTTTTTGGGCTTAGATCGGCACCGCAAAGCTGTGGTAAATCCGCCACTATCTGCTCTGGCGAGAAGACTTGCTCCGCAATCGGGATAAGTAGTTCGCCCGCCTCAGCTAACACATTGATGCGGCTATCAACATATACCCGCGAGCGCAGCACCAACTCACTGTCACACTCTCGGTGCTGACGATGATGATTACCTACCAAGTCAACATGTGTCCCCGGCTTTACCTGCTCGCCCAATATCAATGGTTCGAGAGAACCCGTTACACAGCTGATGATGTCTGCCGCCTGAATACCTTGCTCTATATCCGTGACTATAGACACAGAAAACTGTCGCTCGTTTGGCAAGCGCTGGTATTCATCACCATGAACAATACGCTCTGCCGCATTCGCGGCTTTAACGGCATCTCTGCCCCAAACAATGACACGTTCAATAGGGCGAATCGCTGCGTAAGCCCAAGCAAAATAAGGCGCCAATCGACCCGTGCCGCATATCAGCAAAGTCTTTGACTCTTTGCGCGCTAAGTAATCCGCTGCTAGCGCCGATGCGGCTGCCGTGCGCCAATAAGTCAGTACTTTGGCATCCATGGATGAGAGCGGTGCACCATCACTGCGCCTAAACGCCAACAATCGAGAGGCCAACACATCTTTCCCTTGCTCTCCATTGCCCGGAAAGTAAGTAAATGTCTTAACTGCAATCAGCTCGTCATTCCACGCCGGCAGCAACGCCAAGGCATCATGACTATCCGCCGCCAATGGCAATACCTGACGCTGCGGCACGCTAGCGGGTTTGGCGTAAGTTTGACGCATCGCCGCAATAAGCGATGTCATCGTCAAACTTTGGCTAATACGCTGTGATTCAATTGTTTTCATTCATCCTCCATAGAAGACACTCTCACTAACAAAAGGCACCAACACTGTCATCGCACAAAATTGGGGGGAGCGAACTTCACTAGTGTTGGGCCGTGCACCTTTTAGGTTCGGTGGTTCAAACTCTTCGCTAGTTCAACAGCCAGGTATTGAACTCTTCATTCAGCTCATCAGCATAATCAGACCACCATTCATCGTTGATCAAGAATGCGGTATCAAAATTTCCTGGCGCGGTTGGCAAGCTCGCTAAAATGTCTGGCGCGACTTTCGCCGATGAGGACTTACGAGTAGGACCATAGGCCACATACTTAGCTTGCTCCGCTAGCGGTGTGGTGCCAGATGAAAACACGATAAAATCGAGTGCTTTTTGTTTGTTCTTGCTGCCTTTTGGAATTGCCCATCCGTTCATATAACCAATTTGGCGGTCCCAAATAATCTTGAATGGCTGACCTTCGTCTTTCGCTGCGTTGTGAATGCGACCGTTAAACGCAGAAGCAATCACCACCTCTTTGTCAGCCAACATTTGTGGTGGCTGAGCCCCCGTCGTCCACCAAAGCACCTGCTCTTTGATGGTGTCGAGCTTGGCAAAGGCGCGAGCGCGGCCTTCCTCAGTTTCCAGCAATTCGTAAACTTCTCCCGGCTCGACGCCGTCAGCGAGCAGCGCCCATTCTAAGTTGCCTTGTGGCTGTTTTTGCAGGGCGCGGCGACCTGGGAAGTTTTCCAAATCAAACAAGTCAACTAACTTGCTAGGCATGGCTTTGCCTTTAAATGCCTCTTGGTTAACTGCAAGGATGGTTGATACGACTATCGTATTCACCGCACATTCATGGATAGCACCATCAATGAAGTCTTTCTCGGCAGGTGTTCCATCCTCACCTTTAGGAAGCATGCTCGGATCAAACGGTTCTAGCAGCCCCTCAGCACAGCCACGTACAATATCGGGCTTGTCCAAAGAGACCAGATCCCAGCGAACATTGTCGGCTTCAACCTGCGCCTTGATTTCAGCAAGACCACCACTAAAGTCTTCCGACACTATGGTGGTTCCGGTGCTAGCAATAAACGGCTTGTGATAGGCCTCTACTTGGCTTTTGGTAAATGCGCCACCCCAAGAAACCACGGTCAATTTGTCCTCAGCGACAGCATTAAACGCCAAAGATGCACTCACGGCAGTTAGCATCATGCTGGTTGGCACCAAGTGAAATTTAGACATTTTGTTCTCCTTTTTGTCCTGTTCCGAAAGGCATCTTGGTACGGCTTTGGACGCCTGTTTTTGTTAACCTTTAATTAACATAATAACGAAGTATATTTTATACAATATTAAATATTAAAATTTTTTAGCTAAATCGGCGTAGTGTGAATGGCGCCACATTTATCGAAGTTGGTTGATTGGTGATCAACTGGCTGACCAAATCCGCCGTGATCGCCGCCTGCGTAAGCCCAAGATGCTGATGCCCAAAGGCCAACACGATCTTGTCATCGCAGATCGTATCGATCACCGGCAAAGAGTCGCTGGTTGATGGCCGCTCCCCCATCCAACGATCGCCTAGCGCGCGAGGATTAATCCCATCTTGCAGCATAATATCGCCCTGCTTTATCAACAGTTCGGTACGTTTATGATTAAAGGGAGCAGAAGGCGAACCGTACTCGACGGTGCCCGCTAATCGAAGGCCATGCTTCATGGGAGTCATGATGAATTTTCGGTCAGCACTGCTTACTGCCATCGGTAATTCATGGTCGAATTTCTCCACCATGACATGGTAGCCTCGTTCGGCTTGAATCGGCACTTTGGTACCCGTCAACGACGCCACCATAGGCGCAGAATGAAGACCCGCAGCGAGCACAATGCGATCAAATTGTTGAGCACCATTTTCGGTAATGACTTCGCCTTGCTTGGTGAGCGTAAGCACACCTTTTTCGACAAATTTTCCGCCCAATTCTTGAAAGCGTTGATTGAGCGAAACACAGAGTTCATAAGGCTCTATGGTATGTCCGGTGTTAGGAAAAAAGACCCCATAACGAACCTGTAAACCAAGCTTCGGCAGCTTTCTTCGCAAACGAAGCTGATCCCAAATTTGGTATTCTACACCCGCTTGGTTTAGAGCATTGAGCGTCTCTTGATAGGACTCAAACAGGGTCTCGCTTTCGAACACGAGCAGAGAGCCATCGACCTTGATTAATCCCTCTTCGTTGATAGAACTTAGTAGTGTTTCCCAGCTCGGTAATGAATGCTGATTAAGCTCTGTTAGGGCACGCGTCGACGCATCAAATGACCGTTTTCTGGCACTAAAAAGAAAGCGAACCATCCATGGCAAAGTGCTCAACACATCTCTCCAGCGGATGGACAATGGGCTTTGCGGCGAAAACAACATACTGGGGATTTGTTTGATTGTATTGGGTGAAGCAAGGGGAAAAACTTGCTCTGTTGCGATGTGTCCCGCGTTGCCTTTTGAACATCCTTGCGCGGCACCTTGGGGATCAAAAATCGTCACATTGAAACCGAGCTGCTGTAATTTCAACGCCGACGTGATACCGATAACTCCCGCGCCGATCACGGCGACATTCTGTTGAGTTGATCCTTGTTTAGCGGTCATGATCTTGCTCCGTGTCACACTTCATAAAATAAATTGTATAAAATATATTTAACATCAAAGTAACATTGCTAGAGTGTAATTCAACCAATTTCTTATCAGAGGATCTGAAAATGAGACAAGGCACGTTTTTCTGTATTGATGCCCATACTTGTGGCAATCCGGTGCGACTCGTCGCTGGCGGTGTTCCCCCCTTACAAGGCTCCACCATGAGCGAAAAGCGCCAGTACTTTATGGAGAACTTAGATTGGATCCGTCAGGCGTTGATGTTTGAGCCACGCGGCCATTCCATGATGTCGGGTTCCGTCGTACTGCCACCTTGCAGTGATAATGCCGATGCCTCAATTCTGTTTATCGAGACCAGTGGCTGCTTGCCCATGTGTGGCCACGGCACCATTGGCACCGTTACTTCTGCCATTGAAAACAAGCTGATCCATCCAAAACAGCCGGGTAAGTTGATCCTAGATGTGCCCGCCGGGCAAATTCGCATCGACTACCAAATGCAAGAGGACAAAGTCACTTCCGTTAAGATCTATAACGTGCCTGCCTATCTCGCTCATCGAGATGTGAAGGTTTACGTGGAAGGTATGGGAGAGATCAGCGTCGATGTTTCCTACGGCGGCAACTACTACGTAATTGTCGATCCACAAGAGAATTATCCGGGACTCGAACATTACTCTCCTGATGAGATTTTGATGCTCAGTCCAAAAGTTCGCCAAGCAGTGTCAGAAGCAGTGGAGTGCGTGCACCCCGACGACCCAACCGTGAAAGGGGTCTCCCATGTACTTTGGACGGGTACGCCAACCCAGCCAAATGCCACGGCGAAGAATGCTGTGTTCTATGGCGATAAAGCCCTAGATCGCTCACCTTGTGGCACGGGTACCAGTGCACGTATGGCACAGTGGCACGCCAAGGGACTGCTCAAACCTGGTGATGATTTTATCCATGAAAGCATCATCGGCAGTCTATTTCATGGCCGAATTGAATCAGAGACCACCGTCAATGGCCGCCCCGCGATATTACCGAGCATCGAAGGTTGGGCTCAGGTTTACGGACACAACACAATTTGGGTCGATGACAACGACCCATACGCTTACGGATTTGAAGTCAAATAACAACAAAGGAAACGACCACCATGCTCAAGCCCCCTACATTTCAAGCCATTAACGCCTTCACTGGTGAGCCACTAGCAGATGACTTTCCCGTTCATGGTAAGCAGGATGTGGATGTCGCCTGTGAAAGTGCCCATGCTATCGCTCGATCATTTCGCCAGCAGAGTGCCGATAAGCGAGCTCAGCTTCTCGACACGATCGCTGCCAAACTTGAGCAAAACGCCAGTGTCATTGCCGAGCGTGCACACCTTGAAACAGCGCTGCCTTTAGTTAGGCTAAACGGCGAGATAGGTCGCACCGCCAATCAGTTGCGCTTATTTTCTGAGGTATTAAGACAAGGTGCTTGGTCACGAGCCACGCTGGATACGCCAAACCCAGAGAGAACGCCTTTAGCAAAACCTGACATTCGCAAGCAGCACATTGCCATTGGACCAGTTGCCGTCTTTGGCGCATCCAACTTTCCGTTAGCCTTCTCAGCGGCTGGCGGCGATACCGCATCGGCACTTGCTGCAGGATGCCCGGTGATTGTTAAGGGTCACAGCGCACACCCTGGAACCAGTGAGCTGGTCGCTAAATGTATCGAGCAAGCGCTCACCGAGTGCGATCTTCCTCAAGCCATCTTTACGCTACTACAAGGTAATCAGCGCGAGCTTGGTACATCCTTAGTGACCCATCCAAGGATCCAGGCCGTTGGCTTCACTGGCTCTGTCACTGGTGGCCGTGCCTTGTTTGATCTTGCTCAGCAGCGCACGGTCCCCATTCCATTCTATGGTGAGCTGGGTGCCATCAACCCAACCTTTATTCTGCCTTCAGCACTCGATAATCCGCAGCAACTTGCTGAGCAGTATGTTCAATCGATGACATTAGGTAGCGGTCAGTTTTGTACTAAGCCTGGAGTGGTATTTGTTGTCGATAGTGTCCCTGCCAGCGCGTTTATTGAGTCCGCTCAGACACTGCTTCTTGCGCATGCGCCGCATACTTTGCTCACCCCTAGCATTCGCAATAGCTATTGTGAGCAAAGCAAACTACGAGCAAGTGAAGCGGGATTGATGTGCACCACCCAAGACCAAGGTTTTGCCGAGGTTACAAGTGCACTGTTTGTTACCGACAGCGATGCATGGCGCGCCAATCCACAGTGGGAAGAGGAAATTTTCGGCCCGCAATCCATGGTGGTGATGTGCAAAGATGTCGGTGACATGCTAGCGATTAGTGAAACGCTAACAGGCTCATTGACTGCAACACTTCACACCCAAGAAGCTGACTACCCTACGGCGAAACAGCTACTGGCTCGACTCGAAGAGATGGCCGGTAGAGTCGTCTTTAACGGCTGGCCAACGGGGGTAGAAGTAAGTTACGCCATGGTTCATGGCGGACCGTATCCTGCCTCGACCAATGCAGCCTCGACCTCAGTCGGTGCAAGCGCCATCGAACGCTGGCTAAGACCTGTTGCCTATCAAGCACTCCCCGATGCCCTATTGCCTGAAGCGTTAAAATCAGGCAACCCATTGTCGGTGCCGCAAAACTTTGACGCGCTTGGTTAATGACTGGTCAAAAAGGCACCAATTGGTGCCTTTGTTGCCTCGCGCTTCTCATAATAGTGGCAATCTAGTCGGAACCATCGCCAAATTCGCTACACTCAGTGTATATTGGATAAAATATCTTTTTCTTGGAGACTTGGATGTCACAAAAGCCCGTTTTTAAAACCCGAACCCAATTGGTAGAAGAGGCCATTCGAACGCAAATTCTCAAAGGTGAGCTGCAAACTGGGCAACCTCTTAGACAAGACGCCTTAGCCAAAGAGTTCAACGTCAGCCGCATTCCCGTACGTGAAGCACTGGTTCAGCTTGAGGCTCAAGGGCTAGTTAGCTTTGAAGCACATAAAGGTGCCACGGTGACTGAGCTTTCACCGGATAAAATCGATGAGCTATTTGAACTGCGAGCCGTCATCGAATGCCACATCCTTGAACGCGCGATTCAAAACATGACCGAAGACGATCTAGCACGCGCTCAACAAGTGCGCGAACGTTTTGAAAGTGTGGTCAACAGCGGTGATGAAGTCGAAGAGTGGAGCAACTACAACTTTGAGTTCCACAAAGCGCTTTACAGTCCAGCCAACATGCCGGAAACCATGGATGTGATCAGCAACCTCAACACCAAATGCGATCGCTATATTCGCTTGCAGCTGCTGTTCACGACCGGCATCAAAAAAGCAGAAGATGAACACTTAGCACTGTTCGATATGTGCCGAAACAAAGACGTCGACGGCGCAAAATATCTGTTGAAAAAACACATTATCGAAGCAGGTAACGCCATTCGCGATCTGCTGCTTGAGAGGCAAAAAAAGCCAGCTTAATGAAAGCTGGCAATTAACACTAGACTCGCTTGGGAGGTAAGCAAGGATGCATGTAGGACCTCGATTTATACTTGCGGCGATCCGCAAAAAACTCAAAGACGAAAGGCTGGGTTACAGTGCGCTGTCCGAAAAGACCGGTATCCCACTGTCCACTATTAAACGTCATTTGCACAGCCCGACATTAGGTCTAGACAAAATCCTGATGTATGTGAACTATCTCAATACCGACCTAGTAGAGCTTTCCAAGATCGCCAATCAAATACAGCATGAAAATGCGCAAATGATTGGCGGCGATCTCAGTGAGCTGTTTCTTGAGCACCCTTACTTACTCGACTTTGTCTACATGCTCACCGCACGCAACATTGCTCCAGAAGAGATCGCTAAAACCTACAACCTCGATGACACCAGCCTGCGCTTCTATCTGCGCATCGCAGAGATCCTTGGCTACATCGAAGATTATGGCGACGGCGTCATCTACCAATCAGGTAGCCGTTTTCTCACTGAAGAAGGCTCAGAGTTAGACTCCCTATTTCGTCAGCGCTTCCAAGACGAATCCCTGTCCCACCCGATTGCCCCGAGCTTTTGCATCGGTCGTATCCGGCTCACTCAAACCCAACAAGAGCAACTCGAACAAGACTTCTACGCCAAGTTGATTGAACTCAACGCGATTAACAATTCCAACGAAGAGGGAGAGCAAACCAACGTGCTCATGCGCTTCACCCCAGGCAAGCAAATCTTATTTTCTGATGGCTTGCCGAATATAGATGGGGGGCTGCTTAAAAAAGTGTCTGAGAGGTTTACCGAGTCTTAGAGATGAAGCTTGATCAAAGAGTGCACGCATGAAAATAACAGAGTCTGATGGGGTGTAAACTGAAGTGTTAGTGAAATGTGACTTCACTTTCAGAGCTAAACTCAGTAACAGTTCACGCTCAAATGAAAGCTAGCAAGCCATTTCTACGTTAACTTCGAAGCACTTTACGCATATAAAGCCCTATTAACGACAGAATGAAGACAGTAAGCGAAGATGCATAACCATTGAAGAAATACATGCTTCCCATTTCACTTAGAACAGCCTGCCTAAACGATGGCTCAACATACATATCATAAAAACTCGAAGCCAATATCAATGACACAAAAGCAGCAATTATTGGCGAGAGCCTGAATCTCATCGAAGCTAGGAGGAACAGGATTCCCAGTACAGTAGCTGTTACCCACATGCTTTCGAAAGATGGTAATTTATCTATTATCTCGGCATGACATACGGCCGAAAAAGCATATACAGAGATAAAAATCCATCTATTCATTCTGTCACCTCAACAGGAATTTTCACCTGGCTAGAGCTTATATAACTAAGTATTTTGTCTGTTATCGGGCTACCAATGAGCCCACCTCCAATATCGATACATCCAGCTGAACCAGGTAAACTGCCACCATGAAGAAAAAAGTTGTCTCTTCCATGTCGTTTCGAACCAGCCAATGGATGAAGTCTTACTCGCCAGTCCCCCCAATCACCCGAAACTTTCCTAAGTAGATCACCCACGATGTTTGGATCACTGATTTCTTTTGGATCAATATAGTAGTTTCCAACAGGTAGAGGCCCTTCAAAAGCCTTCATCTGACATGTCAATGAAGAGTTGTTAAGACAACTACCTCTTCCACTTGTCGCCTTCACCGATAGTGATAGGCACGGCGTGATCAAGTCTAATCTAGCTCGACCTATCGAAAAAACTAGCTTCATTTTTCCTCCTATTTCCAGTGTGTGATTTTCAATCTAACATCGGAGGCAAATGATTCTTCCCAAGTGTAATCTGAATTTTTCACTGTTTCGGCGCCCTTCACATATAAAGGCTGACAATCTGTATTAATTACCAGAGCTCATCAGCAACAAGCGTTAGGGGTTACATTATGCAGAAAATATCCTCTGTCAGAAGCATAGTTCTAAAACTAACTGCGAGTTAAAACGACATTATGACAGCGGCTTGATTAGTCAGGTGTAAAGGTAAGAACAAGTAAGTTTGAGCAACTAAGCAGTATCTCTAGATAAGTTTCTGATCACTACATCACTGAATTCGTTAATATCGAGAGGTTTTCCCAACACTCCTTTTGCCCCAGCATCCATAAAGTTTTGATAACTTTGCTCTGAGACATCAGCGGTCCAGCCAAAAATAAGCAGATCTGGCTTGACTGCCAACATCTTTTTGACCAACTCAATACCCGACACTTCCGGCATATGGTGATCCACTAGCAAACACAAATATTCACGATCGAATAGCTTCTTCATAGCTTCACTATGCCCTCCTGCGACATCGGCAACAAAGCCCAGTTTTTGACACCACTTTTTACCAACGATCAAATTAATTTTGTTGTCGTCAACCAACAAAACTCGAGCGCCCTCTGGTGCTCTCCAAGAGATATCATTCAACTGCTTCGCGGAGGCAAGGTTGGCACCAGATGACATTGTTTTCTTGAGTTCACTCGCTAAACGCAAACGCACAGTAAAGACGCTTCCAGTCCCAACAGTGCTGCGAACTTCCAATTGTCCATCCATTAAAGAAACCAATCGATTCACAATAGCCAATCCTAACCCTGTGCCACCATAGTCACGAGTAATCGTACTATGGGCTTGGGTAAACGGTTGAAGTATCGACTCCAGTTTCTCTTTTTCAATTCCCGTCCCCGTATCGAGAACTTCGATATTCAACGACTTCTGTCCAGTCCCAGCAGAGAAAGTTACCGTCACTTCACCATGAGACGTAAACTTGATCGCATTACTCATCAAATTAAATATTATCTGTTTAAGGCGTACTTTATCGCCGTGCCATATAACATTGCTTGCTATGGAGTTATTCAGCGTTAACGTAATACCCTTGGTGACACATTGAGCACGAAAAAAACTCTGAACTAGCTGGATTACTTCTTCGATGTGAAACGATTCTTGCGTTAACTCAAGCTTTCCTTGCTCTAATTTAGAAAAGTCGAGAATGTCATTGAGAATGAGCAGCAGATGCTCACCAGACTGATTGATCACTTTGCAGTGTGCTTTGTGATCGCCCGAAAGCTCTGCCTCCATAATTTTCGACATCGTAAGAATGCCGTTTAATGGCGTTCGTATCTCATGACTCATTAGCGCTAAAAAGTCGTCTTTTGCTTTGTTAGCGGCAACTGCTTGCTGCTCTGAGCGCTCGAGCTGTTGGTACTGGTTCGCCATAGCGACCGACATATGATTAAACGCATCAATCACTTGCCCAATCTCATCCCGGTTTTGGTGAGCGACTGTATAACCTGGCCCCGTTTGCTCTATTTTTTTACTTGCTTCACTGAGCTTGAACAGTTCTTTTGTTAATACCCAACCAAATACAAAGGTAACCAACACCAGAATAACGGTAGCGAACAGCGCAATCGAGCCGAGATAAATACCTGACCTGTAAACGACAGCGTCAACTCTTCGACCATCAAACAACAGATAGAATGTTCCTATACTCTGATTTTGAATCGATATATCTCTTTCGCGAACAATATATTCTTGTGGAAGGGGTAAAGAGAGATCGACCTGCTGTCCCACCCTCACTACTTCTGTACCTGACATCTCTATTTTCACAAGTAATACATCTGGGTCGGACAACAAATCATTCGCCAAGCTCTCCAAACGAGCAATATCGTATGTAAGCAATGCATCAATGGAGCTTTGTTGAAGCAAAGAAAGTGCTGTATCCATTTTATTTTGGAATAGTTCTCGATTGGAATCCGTCAGGAAGTTCAATGCAGAGAGCACTATCACGAGTAGAAACACGACCTCAATGCTAGCAATACCAACGATCAGCTTGGTTCTAAACTTCATAAATAAACCACTCGCTACTCAACGCCCAGATCCAATTTGATATTTAGCGCTCTAACATCATCCCAATCACTATCGTTCGCCGCTACAAACCCCTTAATCTTGAGTGGCTCAAGTAACTCGGGGGATTCAATACTCATTTTGACAAAGGCTTGTTGCAAGCGTTGCCGTATGTCTGCAGAAACATCGCCCTTTACCGCTATCGCGTGCGGGGTAAACCCATCACTTTCCCACAACACTTTGAGTCCATCACGTACTTTAGGGTCAACCGCGTTGAATGTGCGCCTTACCCCGCCACCAGCAGGAAACACGCCGCGCTGGACATTTAAGTAGACGGAATCATGAGACTGAACGTAAACCGGATTAATCGGAATCTCCTGCTGCTGCAAAAAACCTCGACTCAAAATACTTGCCGCAAAGGCACCAGGAGAAGGAAACGCCATATCACGCCCCGCGAGTTCACGCAGCGACATCATGTCACTCTCTTTGGGAACAACAATAATGCCTTTAATCACTTTATCCTTTGCCTTGGCGATCGCGACGTATCCACTTTGATCACTAAATACTGTGTAATGGTATGGATTCATATAAGCGATATCA belongs to Vibrio sp. 10N and includes:
- a CDS encoding transcriptional regulator, translated to MHVGPRFILAAIRKKLKDERLGYSALSEKTGIPLSTIKRHLHSPTLGLDKILMYVNYLNTDLVELSKIANQIQHENAQMIGGDLSELFLEHPYLLDFVYMLTARNIAPEEIAKTYNLDDTSLRFYLRIAEILGYIEDYGDGVIYQSGSRFLTEEGSELDSLFRQRFQDESLSHPIAPSFCIGRIRLTQTQQEQLEQDFYAKLIELNAINNSNEEGEQTNVLMRFTPGKQILFSDGLPNIDGGLLKKVSERFTES
- a CDS encoding phosphate/phosphite/phosphonate ABC transporter substrate-binding protein yields the protein MIFRIIISGLFAVCSALIYAQEAIIFGVVPQQTASKLAAHWIPITAYLSEEVGVPIRFATKPSISLFEQELADQTYDIAYMNPYHYTVFSDQSGYVAIAKAKDKVIKGIIVVPKESDMMSLRELAGRDMAFPSPGAFAASILSRGFLQQQEIPINPVYVQSHDSVYLNVQRGVFPAGGGVRRTFNAVDPKVRDGLKVLWESDGFTPHAIAVKGDVSADIRQRLQQAFVKMSIESPELLEPLKIKGFVAANDSDWDDVRALNIKLDLGVE
- a CDS encoding tlde1 domain-containing protein, encoding MKLVFSIGRARLDLITPCLSLSVKATSGRGSCLNNSSLTCQMKAFEGPLPVGNYYIDPKEISDPNIVGDLLRKVSGDWGDWRVRLHPLAGSKRHGRDNFFLHGGSLPGSAGCIDIGGGLIGSPITDKILSYISSSQVKIPVEVTE
- a CDS encoding ATP-binding protein; the encoded protein is MKFRTKLIVGIASIEVVFLLVIVLSALNFLTDSNRELFQNKMDTALSLLQQSSIDALLTYDIARLESLANDLLSDPDVLLVKIEMSGTEVVRVGQQVDLSLPLPQEYIVRERDISIQNQSIGTFYLLFDGRRVDAVVYRSGIYLGSIALFATVILVLVTFVFGWVLTKELFKLSEASKKIEQTGPGYTVAHQNRDEIGQVIDAFNHMSVAMANQYQQLERSEQQAVAANKAKDDFLALMSHEIRTPLNGILTMSKIMEAELSGDHKAHCKVINQSGEHLLLILNDILDFSKLEQGKLELTQESFHIEEVIQLVQSFFRAQCVTKGITLTLNNSIASNVIWHGDKVRLKQIIFNLMSNAIKFTSHGEVTVTFSAGTGQKSLNIEVLDTGTGIEKEKLESILQPFTQAHSTITRDYGGTGLGLAIVNRLVSLMDGQLEVRSTVGTGSVFTVRLRLASELKKTMSSGANLASAKQLNDISWRAPEGARVLLVDDNKINLIVGKKWCQKLGFVADVAGGHSEAMKKLFDREYLCLLVDHHMPEVSGIELVKKMLAVKPDLLIFGWTADVSEQSYQNFMDAGAKGVLGKPLDINEFSDVVIRNLSRDTA